From Brassica napus cultivar Da-Ae unplaced genomic scaffold, Da-Ae ScsIHWf_2276;HRSCAF=2934, whole genome shotgun sequence, a single genomic window includes:
- the LOC106407082 gene encoding adenylosuccinate lyase-like isoform X1 codes for MALTSNKVPSLRLIPTTGKLLNPSKSLSLASYHHPLPRVSLSLSSAASLKLTTSRKVVAMAVEGSRDLEMSNLTALSPLDGRYWGKVKDLASSMSEFGLIYFRVLVEIKWLIKLSKIPEVSEVPSFSKEAEVYLQGIIDGFSVDDALEVKKIERVTNHDVKAVEYFLKQKCESHPEIAKVLEFFHFACTSEDINNLSHGLMLQEALSSVILPAMDDLIKSISLMAKEFAYVPMLSRTHGQPASPTTLGKEMAIFAVRLSEERRYLSETKIKGKFAGAVGNYNAHISAYPNIDWPHVAEEFVTSLGLTFNPYVTQIEPHDYMARLFNTISQFNNILIDFDRDIWSYISLGYFKQITKAGEIGSSTMPHKVNPIDFDNSEGNLGKANAELIFLSMKLPVSRMQRDLTDSTVLRNMGGALGHSLLAYKSAIQGIRKLQINEGRLKEDLDQTWEVLAEPIQTVMRRYGVPEPYEKLKELTRGRAVNEESIREFIKGLDLPAEAKSQLLKLTPHTYVGTAAALALAVDEALHL; via the exons ATGGCGTTAACCAGCAACAAAGTCCCTTCTTTACGCCTTATACCCACCACCGGAAAACTCTTAAACCCATCAAAATCGCTCTCGTTGGCTTCTTATCATCATCCGCTTCCCAGAGTTTCATTATCTCTCTCTTCCGCTGCTTCTCTGAAGCTCACGACTTCAAGAAAG GTGGTAGCAATGGCAGTGGAAGGTTCGAGAGATTTGGAGATGTCGAACTTAACGGCGTTATCGCCTTTGGACGGACGTTACTGGGGGAAAGTTAAGGACTTGGCTTCCTCAATGAGCGAGTTTGGTTTGATTTACTTCAGAGTACTTGTTGAG ATTAAATGGCTTATTAAGCTTTCAAAGATTCCTGAAGTCTCTGAAGTTCCAAGCTTTAGTAAAGAAGCTGAGGTTTACTTGCAAGGGATTATCGATGGGTTTAGCGTGGATGATGCGTTGGAAGTTAAGAAGATTGAGAGAGTAACGAATCATGACGTGAAGGCTGTGGAGTATTTCTTGAAACAAAAGTGTGAATCTCATCCAGAGATTGCTAAG GTTCTTGAGTTTTTTCATTTTGCTTGCACGTCTGAGGACATCAACAATCTATCACATGGTTTGATGCTTCAAGAAGCACTTAGCTCGGTTATACTTCCAGCCATGGATGACCTGATCAAGTCAATCTCTCTGATGGCTAAGGAGTTTGCATATGTCCCCATGCTTTCAAGAACTCATGGCCAG CCAGCTTCACCTACAACACTAGGGAAAGAAATGGCGATATTCGCTGTGAGGTTAAGCGAAGAGAGAAGATATCTTTCAGAAACTAAGATCAAGGGCAAATTTGCTGGTGCCGTTGGGAACTACAACGCTCACATTTCAGCATATCCTAATATCGACTGGCCTCATGTTGCAGAGGAGTTTGTTACTTCTCTCGGATTGACCTTTAACCCATACGTCACTCAG ATTGAGCCTCATGACTATATGGCTAGACTCTTTAATACAATCAGCCAGTTCAACAATATCTTAATTGATTTCGACAGAGATATATGGAGCTACATATCTCTAGGTTACTTTAAGCAGATAACTAAAGCTGGTGAGATCGGATCATCCACAATGCCTCACAAAGTGAATCCTATTGACTTTGATAACAGTGAAGGGAACCTAGGTAAAGCTAACGCTGAGCTTATTTTCCTCAGCATGAAGCTTCCCGTTTCTCGAATGCAG CGTGACTTAACCGATTCGACTGTATTGAGAAACATGGGTGGAGCTTTAGGACACTCTCTTCTTGCTTACAAGAGCGCCATACAGGGAATCAGGAAGCTTCAG ATTAATGAAGGTCGGTTAAAAGAAGATTTGGATCAAACTTGGGAAGTTCTCGCTGAACCCATACAAACT GTTATGAGGAGATATGGAGTTCCGGAGCCGTATGAGAAGCTGAAGGAGCTGACAAGAGGGAGAGCTGTGAATGAAGAAAGTATAAGAGAGTTTATAAAAGGTTTGGATTTGCCTGCAGAAGCAAAATCTCAACTTTTGAAGTTAACTCCACACACCTATGTTGGTACTGCTGCTGCGTTGGCTTTGGCCGTCGATGAAGCTCTGCACTTGTGA
- the LOC106407082 gene encoding adenylosuccinate lyase-like isoform X2 has translation MALTSNKVPSLRLIPTTGKLLNPSKSLSLASYHHPLPRVSLSLSSAASLKLTTSRKVVAMAVEGSRDLEMSNLTALSPLDGRYWGKVKDLASSMSEFGLIYFRVLVEIKWLIKLSKIPEVSEVPSFSKEAEVYLQGIIDGFSVDDALEVKKIERVTNHDVKAVEYFLKQKCESHPEIAKVLEFFHFACTSEDINNLSHGLMLQEALSSVILPAMDDLIKSISLMAKEFAYVPMLSRTHGQPASPTTLGKEMAIFAVRLSEERRYLSETKIKGKFAGAVGNYNAHISAYPNIDWPHVAEEFVTSLGLTFNPYVTQIEPHDYMARLFNTISQFNNILIDFDRDIWSYISLGYFKQITKAGEIGSSTMPHKVNPIDFDNSEGNLGKANAELIFLSMKLPVSRMQRDLTDSTVLRNMGGALGHSLLAYKSAIQGIRKLQINEGYEEIWSSGAV, from the exons ATGGCGTTAACCAGCAACAAAGTCCCTTCTTTACGCCTTATACCCACCACCGGAAAACTCTTAAACCCATCAAAATCGCTCTCGTTGGCTTCTTATCATCATCCGCTTCCCAGAGTTTCATTATCTCTCTCTTCCGCTGCTTCTCTGAAGCTCACGACTTCAAGAAAG GTGGTAGCAATGGCAGTGGAAGGTTCGAGAGATTTGGAGATGTCGAACTTAACGGCGTTATCGCCTTTGGACGGACGTTACTGGGGGAAAGTTAAGGACTTGGCTTCCTCAATGAGCGAGTTTGGTTTGATTTACTTCAGAGTACTTGTTGAG ATTAAATGGCTTATTAAGCTTTCAAAGATTCCTGAAGTCTCTGAAGTTCCAAGCTTTAGTAAAGAAGCTGAGGTTTACTTGCAAGGGATTATCGATGGGTTTAGCGTGGATGATGCGTTGGAAGTTAAGAAGATTGAGAGAGTAACGAATCATGACGTGAAGGCTGTGGAGTATTTCTTGAAACAAAAGTGTGAATCTCATCCAGAGATTGCTAAG GTTCTTGAGTTTTTTCATTTTGCTTGCACGTCTGAGGACATCAACAATCTATCACATGGTTTGATGCTTCAAGAAGCACTTAGCTCGGTTATACTTCCAGCCATGGATGACCTGATCAAGTCAATCTCTCTGATGGCTAAGGAGTTTGCATATGTCCCCATGCTTTCAAGAACTCATGGCCAG CCAGCTTCACCTACAACACTAGGGAAAGAAATGGCGATATTCGCTGTGAGGTTAAGCGAAGAGAGAAGATATCTTTCAGAAACTAAGATCAAGGGCAAATTTGCTGGTGCCGTTGGGAACTACAACGCTCACATTTCAGCATATCCTAATATCGACTGGCCTCATGTTGCAGAGGAGTTTGTTACTTCTCTCGGATTGACCTTTAACCCATACGTCACTCAG ATTGAGCCTCATGACTATATGGCTAGACTCTTTAATACAATCAGCCAGTTCAACAATATCTTAATTGATTTCGACAGAGATATATGGAGCTACATATCTCTAGGTTACTTTAAGCAGATAACTAAAGCTGGTGAGATCGGATCATCCACAATGCCTCACAAAGTGAATCCTATTGACTTTGATAACAGTGAAGGGAACCTAGGTAAAGCTAACGCTGAGCTTATTTTCCTCAGCATGAAGCTTCCCGTTTCTCGAATGCAG CGTGACTTAACCGATTCGACTGTATTGAGAAACATGGGTGGAGCTTTAGGACACTCTCTTCTTGCTTACAAGAGCGCCATACAGGGAATCAGGAAGCTTCAG ATTAATGAAG GTTATGAGGAGATATGGAGTTCCGGAGCCGTATGA
- the LOC125600464 gene encoding ras-related protein RABA1e-like isoform X1 — translation MAATNLETSSNSNIADDDYDYLFKLVLIGDSGVGKTNLLSRFTRNEFSIESKSTIGVEFATKSVHVDEKIIKAQLWDTAGQERYRAITSAYYRGAVGALLVYDITRHITFENVERWLKELRDHTDANIVIMLVGNKADLRHLRAVPTEEARSFSERENMFFMETSALDATNVEQAFTHVLTQIYRVMSRKALDGTGDPTYLPKGQSIDIVSKDDVTAVKSSGCCSG, via the exons ATGGCGGCCACAAACCTCGAGACATCGTCAAACTCAAACAT AGCCGACGATGACTATGATTACCTCTTTAAACTAGTCTTGATCGGAGATTCTGGCGTCGGAAAAACTAACCTCTTATCTCGGTTCACTAGAAATGAATTCAGTATCGAGTCAAAGTCAACCATCGGTGTCGAATTCGCTACGAAAAGCGTTCACGTCGACGAGAAAATCATCAAAGCTCAGCTTTGGGATACCGCCGGTCAAGAAAg ATACAGAGCTATCACGAGTGCATATTACAGAGGAGCAGTAGGGGCTCTTCTAGTATACGACATAACTCGACACATAACGTTCGAGAACGTCGAACGATGGCTCAAGGAGCTTCGAGACCATACTGATGCCAATATTGTGATCATGCTTGTTGGAAACAAAGCTGATCTTCGTCACCTTCGTGCTGTTCCCACAgaagaagctagatcgttttcTGAAAGAGAGAACATGTTCTTCATGGAGACTTCTGCTCTTGATGCTACAAATGTTGAGCAAGCTTTCACTCATGTCTTGACTCAGATCTATCGTGTTATGAGCCGTAAGGCTCTTGATGGTACTGGAGACCCAACGTATTTGCCTAAAGGACAGAGTATTGATATTGTAAGCAAGGATGATGTTACTGCTGTTAAATCCTCTGGTTGTTGCTCAGGTTGA
- the LOC125600464 gene encoding ras-related protein RABA1e-like isoform X2 yields the protein MAATNLETSSNSNINEFSIESKSTIGVEFATKSVHVDEKIIKAQLWDTAGQERYRAITSAYYRGAVGALLVYDITRHITFENVERWLKELRDHTDANIVIMLVGNKADLRHLRAVPTEEARSFSERENMFFMETSALDATNVEQAFTHVLTQIYRVMSRKALDGTGDPTYLPKGQSIDIVSKDDVTAVKSSGCCSG from the exons ATGGCGGCCACAAACCTCGAGACATCGTCAAACTCAAACAT AAATGAATTCAGTATCGAGTCAAAGTCAACCATCGGTGTCGAATTCGCTACGAAAAGCGTTCACGTCGACGAGAAAATCATCAAAGCTCAGCTTTGGGATACCGCCGGTCAAGAAAg ATACAGAGCTATCACGAGTGCATATTACAGAGGAGCAGTAGGGGCTCTTCTAGTATACGACATAACTCGACACATAACGTTCGAGAACGTCGAACGATGGCTCAAGGAGCTTCGAGACCATACTGATGCCAATATTGTGATCATGCTTGTTGGAAACAAAGCTGATCTTCGTCACCTTCGTGCTGTTCCCACAgaagaagctagatcgttttcTGAAAGAGAGAACATGTTCTTCATGGAGACTTCTGCTCTTGATGCTACAAATGTTGAGCAAGCTTTCACTCATGTCTTGACTCAGATCTATCGTGTTATGAGCCGTAAGGCTCTTGATGGTACTGGAGACCCAACGTATTTGCCTAAAGGACAGAGTATTGATATTGTAAGCAAGGATGATGTTACTGCTGTTAAATCCTCTGGTTGTTGCTCAGGTTGA